GTATTTCGGTGTTGCCCATTGTCTTGCCCGACGGTGAGGCATTCAAGAATTGGGAGACATTGAATCTGATTTTTGATGCGCTGCTTGGCGCGCATTGCGAACGAAATACGATGCTGATTGCTTTGGGTGGCGGCGTCATCGGCGATATGGGCGGCTTTGCAGCATCTTGCTACCAGCGCGGCATGCCTTTCATTCAGGTGCCAACCACGCTTCTTTCGCTGGTTGATTCCTCGGTCGGCGGTAAAACTGCGATCAATCATCCGCTGGGTAAAAACATGATCGGGGCGTTTTACCAGCCCAAGCTGGTTTTGGCCGATATTTCAACGCTGGATACGCTTCCTGATCGAGAATTAAAGGCTGGTTTGGCCGAGGTAATCAAATACGGCTTGATTCGTGACGGCGAATTTTTTGTCTGGCTTGAAAGCAACATCGAAAAACTGATGGCGCGTGACAAGGATGCGCTGGCTTTCGCGGTGCATCGCTCGTGTGCCAACAAGGCCGAAGTGGTTGTGGCGGACGAACGTGAAACCGGCGAGCGTGCATTGCTCAATCTGGGACACACCTTCGGGCATGCCATCGAAACTGGCCTGGGATACGGCGAGTGGTTGCACGGAGAGGCTGTTGCTGCCGGCACGTTAATTGCTGCTGAGCTTTCTCGTCTGCTCGGGTGGTTGATCGCGGAAGATGTCTCTCGAATCGAAAAACTGTTTGTGCGGGCTGGTTTGCCTGTTGCGGGGCCTGCGCTGGGGGCTGGGCGCTACCTTGAATTGATGCGGCACGACAAAAAAGTGCTGGACGGCAAGTTGCGGCTTGTTTTGCTGGAAAAAATAGGGCGGGCGGTGATGTCTGATGTGGCAACCGAATCCCAGATTATTGCTGCCATCGAGTCGCGCAGCACCTGAAAAGGGCGCGTTCGCAGTGTTGTGCCGCAGATTGGTGCGTTGCAGCATCTTGAATTGACAGGGGTTTACCAGTATATTTAATGGTTGCCTCAAAATTTCGTACAGGCCGGCGCCTAATTGCGCCCGGCTTTTTTCATCATTGGCCGAATGTTTTTGGCCAAGTTATTTGAAGGAATGCGTGTGATGGAACCGGCAGTACCTGAGCGGCAGGGTTTGTACGACCCAGCCAACGAGCACGACGCTTGCGGCGTGGGTTTTGTAGCCCATTTCAAAGGCCAGAAAAGTCATAGCATCGTCGAGCAGGGTTTGTTGATCCTGAAAAATCTCGATCACCGCGGTGCTGTTGGTGCCGACCCCCTGCAGGGCGACGGCGCCGGCATTCTTATCCAGATTCCCGACCAGTTCTATCGCGAGGAAATGGCCAAGCAAGGCGTTGAACTTCCGCCTCTGGGCGAGTACGGCGTCGGCATGGTTTTCCTGCCGCAAGAGGCTGCTTCGCGTTACGCCTGTATCGAAGAGATCGAACGTTCTGTCATTGCCGAAGGCCAGGTTATCCTTGGCTGGCGTGATGTGCCAGTCAATCGTGACATGCCGATGTCGCCGACCGTGCGCGCCAAAGAGCCGGTGATCCGTCAGGTTTTCGTCGGCCGTGGTCCCGATGTTTTCGTGACCGACGCCCTCGAACGCAAGCTGTACATCATCCGTCGTCGTGCTGCCAACGCCATCAAATCGTTGAAACTCAAGCACGGCCAAGAGTTTTACGTGCCGTCCTTCTCGGCTCGTACCGTGAACTACAAGGGCCTGCTGCTGGCCGACCAGGTTGGCGTTTACTATGACGACCTGCAGGACAAGCGCACTGTTTCCGCCCTGGCGCTCGTGCACCAGCGTTTTTCGACCAATACCTTCCCGACCTGGGACCTGGCTCACCCGTTCCGTTATATCGCCCACAATGGCGAAATCAATACGGTGCGCGGTAACGTCAACTGGTTCAAGGCGCGCGAACAAGCTATTTCTTCGCCGATTCTTGGCGACGACCTGAAGAAGGTCTGGCCGCTGCATTACCCGGGCCAATCGGACTCGGCTTCGTTCGACAACGCGCTCGAACTGCTCGTCATGGGCGGCGGCTACTCGCTGGCCCAGGCTGTCATGCTGATGATCCCGGAAGCCTGGGAAAAGCACACGACGATGGACGAGAACCGTCGCGCCTTCTACGAATATCATGCTGCGATGATGGAGCCATGGGATGGCCCCGCCGCCGTGGCCTTCACCGACGGCCGCCAGATCGGCGCAACGCTCGACCGTAACGGTCTGCGTCCGGCACGTTATTTGGTTACCGACGACGACCTCGTTGTCATGGCATCCGAATCCGGCGTACTGCCTATTCCGGAAAAGAAGATCGTCAAGAAATGGCGTCTTCAGCCGGGCAAGATGTTCCTGATCGATATGGAACAGGGCCGCATCATCGATGACCAGGAACTGAAGAACTCCCTGGCCAACGCCAAGCCCTACCGCGAGTGGATCGACAAAATCCGCATCAAGCTCGACGAAGTCGCTGCGCCGGCTGAAGATTGTGCCGCTGCAACCGCTTCGCTGCTCGATCGCCAGCAGGCCTTCGGCTACACCCAGGAAGACATCAAGGTCATTCTGGAGCCGATGGTTCAGAACGGTGAAGAGGCAACCGGCTCGATGGGTACCGACTCGGCATTGCCGGTGTTGTCGAGCAAGAACAAGACGCTCTACACCTACTTCAAGCAGTTGTTCGCCCAGGTGACTAACCCGCCGATCGACCCGATCCGCGAAGAGCTGGTCATGTCGCTGGTGTCCTTCGTCGGTCCGAAGCCGAACCTGCTGAACACAGCCGACATCAACCCGCCGATCCGTCTCGAAGTTTCCCAGCCGGTCCTGACCAAGGGCGACATCGAGAAGCTGCGCCACATTGGCAAGTACACCTCGGGCAAGTTCAAGTCCTTCGAACTGGATATCTGCTATCCGGTCGCCTGGGGCAAGGCTGGTATCGAAGCACGCCTGGCCTCTCTGGCGGCGGATGCCGAAGATGCCGTCCGTTCCGGTGCCAATGTGCTGATTGTTTCCGATCGCAAGCTGGATGCCGAGCAGGTTGCCATTCCTGCGCTGCTCGCAACCTCGGCGATCCATCAGCACCTGGTCAAGAAGGGCCTGCGGACCAGCACTGGTCTGGTGGTCGAAACCGGTTCGGCACGCGAGACGCATCACTTCGCGCTGCTCGGCGGTTTTGGTGCCGAAGCGGTTCACCCGTACCTGGCCCTCGAAACCATCGAGAGCTTTGCCAAGGGCGACGCCGAAAAGGCCGAGAAGTACGTCAAGAACTTCGTCAAGGCCATCGGTAAGGGTCTGTGCAAGGTTATGTCCAAGATGGGCATCTCGACCTACATGTCCTACACCGGCGCGCAGATTTTCGAAGCCATCGGTCTGCAGAAGGAATTCGTCGAGAAGTACTTCACCGGTACGCCTTCCAACATTGAAGGTATCGGCCTGTTTGAAGTTGCCGAAGAAGCGATTCGTCTGCACGACGAAGCCTTCTCGTCCAACCCGGTTCTGGCCAGCATGCTCGACGCCGGTGGCGAATACGCCTACCGTACGCGTGGCGAAGAGCACACCTGGACGCCAGATTCGATCGCCAAGCTGCAACACGCCACGCGTTCGGGCAAAACCGAGACCTACAAGGAATACGCCAAGCTGATCAACGATCAGACCAAGCGTCACCTGACTCTGCGCGGCCTGTTCGATTTCAAGCCGACCGGCGCTGCCGTGCCGCTCGAAGAAGTCGAGTCCGCTAAGGAAATCGTCAAGCGCTTTGCGACTGGCGCCATGTCGCTCGGTTCGATTTCGACCGAAGCGCACACCACGCTCGCCCTGGCGATGAACCGCATTGGCGGCAAGTCGAATACCGGCGAAGGTGGTGAGGATGCCAAGCGGTTTGCACCGGTCAAGGCCGGTACGATGCTCTCCGATATCATCGGCAAGGGTCGTATCGAACGCGACATCGAGATGAAGGAAGGCGATTCGCTGCGTTCCGCCATCAAACAGGTCGCTTCGGGGCGTTTTGGTGTAACGACTGAGTATCTGGTCAATGCTGACCAGATCCAGATCAAGATGGCCCAGGGCGCCAAGCCGGGCGAAGGTGGTCAGTTGCCGGGTCACAAGGTTTCCGAATACATCGGTTTCCTGCGTCACTCCGTGCCGGGCGTTGGCCTGATTTCGCCGCCACCGCACCACGACATCTACTCGATCGAAGATCTGGCACAGCTGATTCACGATCTGAAGAACGCCAATGACCGCGCTTCCATCTCGGTCAAGCTGGTTTCCGAAGTCGGTGTCGGCACGGTTGCTGCCGGTGTTGCCAAGGCCAAGGCGGATCACGTTGTGATCGCCGGTTTTGACGGTGGTACCGGTGCTTCGCCGCAATCTTCGATCAAGCACGCGGGTACGCCGTGGGAACTCGGCCTGGCCGAAACCCAGCAGACCCTGGTGTTGAACCGCCTGCGTTCGCGCATTCGTGTTCAAGTCGATGGTCAGCTCAAGACTGGTCGCGATGTGGTCGTCGGTGCGCTGCTCGGCGCTGACGAGTTTGGTTTTGCGACCGCTCCGCTGGTTGTCGAAGGTTGCGTCATGATGCGCAAATGCCATCTGAACACCTGCCCGGTCGGCGTTGCCACCCAGGACCCGGAACTGCGCAAGCGCTTTACCGGTCAGCCGGAACACGTCGTGAACTACTTCTTCTTCATCGCTGAGGAAGTGCGCGAAATCATGGCCCAGCTGGGTATCCGCAAGTTTGACGACCTCGTTGGCCGTGCCGATTTGCTGGACATGCGCAGTGGTATCGAGCACTGGAAGGCCAAGGGTCTCGATTTCACCAAGGTCTTCTTCCAGCCTGCCGTGCCGGCCGATGTGCCGCGCCGTCACACCGAAGTTCAGGACCATGGTCTCGACAAGGCGCTCGATCACCAGCTGATCGAACAAGCCAAGCCGGCACTCGAAAAGGGCCAGAAGGTCCAGATCGAAACGAAGATCATCAACGTCAATCGCACCTGCGGCACCATGCTGTCGGGCGAAGTTGCCCGCCGTTACGGTAATGCCGGCCTGCCGGACGATACCATCCACGTCAAACTGACCGGTACGGCTGGTCAGGCCTTTGGTGCCTTCCTGGCCCGTGGCGTGACGCTGGAACTGACTGGCGAAGGCAATGACTACGTTGGCAAGGGCTTGTCGGGTGGTCGCATCATCATCAAGCCGAGCCCGGATTTCCGTGGCAATACCCAGGAAAACATCATTGTCGGCAACACCGTCATGTACGGTGCGACCGATGGTGAAGCCTATCTGGCCGGCGTCGGTGGCGAACGTTTCTGTGTCCGCAATTCCGGTGGTACGGCTGTGGTCGAAGGTGTTGGCGACCACGGTTGCGAATACATGACTGGCGGTACGGTCGTTGTTCTCGGCCAGACCGGTCGCAACTTTGCCGCAGGCATGTCGGGTGGTATCGCCTATGTGCTCGACGAGGATGGCAGCTTCAAGCAGCGCGCCAATCTGGCCCAGGTTGCACTTGAGAAGGTTTTGCCGGCCAGCCGTCAGGCTGCTGGTGAGCCGCTCCATCTGGGTCTGGCTGACGAAACGCTGCTCAAGGAACTGATCACCCGCCACGCCGAATTTGCTGGCAGTGAGACAGCCAAGGCCATTCTGGCTAACTGGGATGCCTACCGCGAGAAGTTCGTCAAAGTTTATCCGCACGAATACAAGCGCGCCCTCACCGAGATGGCCGCTGCACAGAAGGAGGCCGCATAATGGGCAAGCCGACTGGTTTCATGGAGTTCGAGCGTCTTTCCGAGTCTTACGACCCGGTTGAGCACCGTTTGAAGCATTACAAGGAGTTTGTGCATACCCTCAACGATGAGGATGCCAAGACTCAGGGCGCGCGCTGCATGGATTGCGGCATTCCGTTCTGCAACAACGGTTGCCCGGTGAACAACATCATTCCGGACTGGAATGATCTGGTTTTCCGTGGTAACTGGAAGCAGGCGCTGGAAGTGCTTCACTCCACCAACAATTTCCCGGACTTTACCGGCCGCATCTGCCCGGCTCCTTGCGAGGCTGCCTGTACGCTGGGTATCAACGCGGCGCCGGTGGGTATCAAGTCGATCGAGCATTTCATCATCGACAAAGGCTGGGAATCTGGTTGGGTTGTGCCGCAGCCGGCCAAGTCCAAAACGGGCAAGAAGATCGCCATCGTTGGTTCCGGGCCGGCCGGTATGGCTGCCGCCCAGCAACTGGCGCGCGTCGGTCACGACGTGACGGTGTTCGAGAAGAGCGACCGTATCGGTGGTCTGCTTGGCTATGGCATCCCCGACTTCAAGTTGGAAAAAACGGTGATCGATCGCCGGGTTGCCCAGATGGAAGCCGAAGGCGTTACGTTCAAGACCAAGGTGGTGATCGGTTCGAAGGATGTGCCGGCCGGGATCAACAACGATGCCAAGGAATTTGTCTCTGCCGAGCAGTTGACCGCAGCATTTGATGCCGTGATCCTGGCTGCCGGTTCCGAGGTTCCGCGTGATCTGCCGGTGCCGGGTCGTGAGCTGAAAGGTATCTACGCTGCGCTTGAGTTCCTGATTCCGCAGAACAAGGAAGTCCAGCAGGGCAAGGCTAATCCGATCAACGTCAAGGGCAAGCACGTCATCGTCATCGGTGGCGGCGATACTGGTTCTGATTGCGTCGGTACCTCGAATCGCCATGGTGCTGCTTTGGTGACCCAGTTCGAACTGATGCCGATGCCGCCGGAGCAGGAAAACAAGGCGCTGACCTGGCCGTACTGGCCGTACAAGCTGCGCACTTCTTCCTCGCACGACGAAGGTTGTACGCGCGATTTCGCCGTGGCCACCAAGGGCTTCGTCGATGATGGCAAGGGTAACGTCAAGGCACTGAAGGCTGTTCGCCTTGAGTGGACGGATGGCAAGATGTCCGAGGTGGCTGGTTCGGAATTCGAACTGCCTTGCGATAACGCCTTCCTCGCCATGGGCTTTACCAATCCGGTCGGTGGTCTGCTCGAAGCCTTTGGCGTCGACAAGGACAACCGCGGCAATGCCAAGGCAACGACGGATGGCGAAGGCTGCTATGCAACCAACGTCGCCAAGGTCTTCGCTGCCGGTGACGTGCGTCGTGGTCAGTCGCTGGTCGTCTGGGCGATCCGCGAAGGTCGCCAGGCGGCACGTGAAGTCGACGCATTCCTGATGGGTTCGACGACCCTGCCACGCTAAGCGCTTCAGGCAATACAAAAAGCCCCGCGGATCTTCCCGATCCCGGGGCTTTTTTATCGCCTCAAAATAGTGCTCTTTCTTCGACAGCGTCGGACAATCGTGTAAAAATGCGAAATAGACCAATAAGGGGATGAGCATGTCGTCTGAATTGCAGCCAGCACTGCTGGTAACAATGCCTGGGGGGGCACTGGACGGGCATATGCTGCTCATTCTGGCAATCATGATTCTGGCCGGTGCCTTGGGCGGGCTGGCCAATGCCTTCATGGTTGACCGGCACGTAGAGCCGAACCGGCGAGAGTGGCTCAAATACTCCATTTTGGGCATTGTGGCCGCGTTGACCGTGCCATTGTTCCTGAACATGATTTCCAGCACCTTGCTCGAAGGTGCGCGGACCAAACCCGTCGATTTCTTCGCTTTTGCCGGTTTTTGCCTGATTTATGTCGTCGCCTCACGGCGTGTTGTCGATAACGTGGCACAACGGCTGAGTGGGCAACTCGAGCAGGTGAAACGCGAAGTCGGCCAGCTCAAGCAGCAAAAGCAGGCCGAGCCTGCCGTGATGCCGGTTCGTGAGGAGCCGGCTCCGCTCCCCGAGGTCAAGCTTGAGCCGCGAGAAGTCCTGTCGTACAACGACGTTGAAATACTTCGGGCTTTGGCCGAAGAAAGTTTTGTCTATGGCAATCTGGCTGCAATTTGCGAGCGTACCGGGCTGGCCCGTGATTTTGTCAGCCAGCGTTTGACCGTCATGAAAACCATGGGTGTCATTGAAACCCGGATCAATGACAAGAATGTTCTGCACTGGGGTGTTTCGTCGCGTGGCAAGGCCGTGCTGGGCGATATCCTGAACGGGCAGGATGAAAAGAAAACGGCATGAACCACACCCGCTTCGCCGGGTTTATCCTTTGAATACACTATGAACATCGTCATTCTCGCTGCCGGCCAAGGCAAGCGCATGCATTCCAATCTTCCCAAGGTGCTGCATCCGGTGGCCGGCAAGGCCCTCGCCCAGCACGTCATTGATACCGCCCGCAGTTTGTCGCCGAGCAAGTTGGTGGTGATCTACGGTCATGGTGGCGATGTGGTGCGGTCTACCCTTGCCGCAGACGATATTTCCTGGGCGCTTCAGGAGCCGCAACTCGGAACAGGGCACGCTGTGATGCAGGCGGTTCCAGCGTTGGGCGATAGCGGCCAGACACTGGTTCTTTATGGCGACGTGCCGCTGACCCAGGCATCCACCCTGAAACGCTTGCTCCAGGCCGGCAAGGATGGCCTGGCGATCCTGACCGTCGAGCTTGAGAACTCGACGGGTTACGGGCGTATCGTCCGCGATGCTGCCGGCAAGGTTCTGCGGATTGTCGAGGAGAAGGATGCGACAGCGGCCGAAAAAACCATACATGAAGTGAATACCGGCATCATGTCGATTCCGTCGGCCCGCCTGGCTGAATGGCTGAGCAAACTGTCGAACAGCAATGCGCAAGGCGAGTATTACCTGACAGACATCGTGGCGCTGGCCGTTGCCGAAGGCGTGCCGGTGCACACCGCCCAGCCCGATGGCGAATGGGAAGTGCTGGGGGTGAACAGCAAGGTTCAACTGGCCGAACTGGAACGCGTGCATCAACGCAATATCGCCGATGCCATGCTGGTCGGCGGCGTGCGTCTGGCCGACCCGAATCGTATCGATGTACGGGGCGAGCTGGCTTACGGGCGCGATGTTTCAATCGATGTCGGTTGTGTTTTCGAGGGCCGGGTCGAATTGGCCGATGCGGTCGAAGTCGGGCCGTACTGTGTGCTGAAAAACGTCAAGGTCGGGGCGGGGACGCGCATTGCCGCTTTCTGTCATTTCGAGGACGCGGTGATCGGTCCGGATGGCATCCTTGGCCCTTATGCCCGCTTGCGTCCTGGTACCGAATTGGGGCCGGAAGTGCATGTCGGCAATTTCGTCGAAATCAAGAAAAGCACGCTCGGTGCGCAATCCAAGGCCAATCACCTGGCCTATATCGGTGATGCCGAAATCGGTCAGCGGGTCAATGTCGGTGCCGGCACGATTACCTGCAATTACGACGGTGCCAACAAGTTCAAGACGATTATCGAGGACGATGCGTTCATCGGCTCGGACAGCCAGCTGGTCGCGCCGGTGACGGTCGGGCGCGGGGCGACACTGGGTGCCGGTACGACCCTGACCAAAAATGCCCCGCCGGACTCGTTGACCGTGTCACGCGCCAAGCAAGTGACCTTGACCGGCTGGGTTCGTCCGCAAAAGGTGAAGAAATAATGGATTTCTGGTTTACCGCCTTCGTTTTTGCGGTCGCCATTCTGGTTGCTGTCGGTGGCTCGCTGCTTCTGGTGGGTTATGTCGGAACCTTGCCGGCTTCCTTTGCCTTTGGCTGGCAACGCTGGGTGCCGACCTTGGCCCTGCCCGTGATCGGGCCGCTCTGGTTTTCAGCAACTCACTGGCAGGACTTTTCGCGCCCGGGCAAGCAGTTGATTGCCGGGGTGGTGTTGATTGTCGCGGCTGTTGCGCTGCTTTACGGCTTCGGGCCGCATTTTGTTGATCGTTTGGCAGCGGGTGTGAAATGAACACCCGCTGAATTCTGCAAAGCTCAGGGAGAATAAGATGTCCAAGTACACTACCGAGGCCATTCGTTCCGTTGCTCTGGTTGGTCATGGCGCTGTCGGCAAGACCACACTGGCCGAAGCTTTACTCCACGCGGCAGGGGCCATTCCCTCCCGCGGCAGCATCGAAAAAGGCAGTACTGTCTGCGATTTCGATAGCCAGGAGAAGGAAACCGGGCACTCCCTGAATTCAGCCATCATCAACTTTGGCTACGAAGACACCCATCTTCACCTGATCGACACGCCGGGCTACCCAGATTTCTCCGGTCAGTCGATTGCCGCACTGGCGGGGGTCGATAGTGCGCTGATCGTGATCAATGCCCAGACCGGCATCGAGCTGATGACCGAGCGCATGATGGCGCTGGCAGCCGAGCGCAAGTTATGCCGGATGATCGTGATCAACAAGATCGATGCCGACAATCTCGATTTGCCGGCTCTGGTCGCTGATATTCGTGAACGCTTCGGCAAGCAGTGCATGCTGCTGGATTTGCCGTCGCACGGCGCGGCCGATGTCGTCGAGGTACTTGAGGGGACGGCCGGGGAGGTTGATTTCGAGTCGGTCGCCGCCGTTCATCGTGCCTTGATCGACCAGATTGTCGAAGAAGACGAGAGCCTGCTTGCCCAGTACCTCGAGGATGGTGCCGATCCCGACCTGGCGGCCTTGCACGCGCCATTCGAGAAGGCTTTGCGTGAAGGCCATCTGATTCCGATTTTGTTTACCTCGGCCAAAACGGGGGCCGGCATCAAGGCCTTGCTGCATGTGCTGGCTTCGCTGGCGCCCAATCCGGCGGAAGGCAATCCGCCGCCGTTCTACAAGGGGCTGCCGGGTGATCAGCGTGAGTCGTTCCAGGCTGTGCCGGACCCGGACAAGCATGTGCTGGCCCATGTTTTCAAAGTCGTTGCCGATCCTTACATGGGCAAGATCGGTATTTTCCGCGTGCACCAGGGAACGATCCGCAAGGATGCCCAGCTCTTTGTCGGTGACAGCAAGCGGCCATTCAAGGTGGCCCACCTGTACCAACTTCAGGGCAAGGATGTGCTTGAAGTCGATCAACTGCTGCCTGGTGACATCGGGGCGATTGCCAAGGTTGAGGAAGTGGATTTCGACGCCGTGCTGCACGATTCGCATGATGAAGATCACATCCACCTTGTTCCGCTGGAGTTCCCGAAGCCGATGGTCGGGCTGGCGGTCGAGACAAAGAAGAAGGGCGATGAACAGCGCTTGTTCGATATTCTCGGCAAGCTGGCGATGGAAGATCCGACTTTCCTGATCGAGCGCCATCCGACCAGCAATGAAACCGTGATTCGCGGCCTGGGCGAGATTCATCTCAAGGCCAAGCTGGAGAAGATGGCCAGCCAGTACAAGCTCGATGTCGATACCAAGCCGCCGCGCATTCCCTACCGTGAAACGATTACCGGCCCGGCCGAGGGGATTCATCGCCACAAGAAGCAAAGCGGCGGTGCCGGCCAGTTCGGTGAAGTCCATCTGCGGATCGAGCCGAAAGGGCGTGGTGAAGGTTTTGAATTTGTTGATGCCGTCAAAGGCGGCGTCATTCCCGGTGTGTTCATGGCGGCGGTTGAAAAAGGGGTGCGTCAGGGCCTGGCCGGCGGTGTTGTTGCCGGTTACGCGGTCGACGACTTGAAAGTCACCGTTTTCGACGGGAAAACCCATGCGGTCGATGGCAAGGAAGTGGCTTTCGTGACGGCGGGCCGCAAGGCGGTCGTCGAGGCCATCCGGGCCGCCAGACCGATTGTTCTCGAACCGATCGTCAACATTGAAATCATGGTCCCCGAATCGGCCATTGGCGATCTGAGCGGCGATCTGGCCGGACGGCGTGGCCACATTACCGGTACTGACGGGCGTGGCCGCGGCATGGCTGCCATTTCCGGCGAGGTGCCGCTGGCCGAACTGAACGACTACCAGTCGCGTCTCAAGTCGCTGACCGGCGGCCAGGGCAGTTATCGCATCGAGTTTGCCCGTTACTCGGCTGTGCCGGCCAATGTGCAGCAGCAACTGGCCAGCAAATTCCAGTTGCACGACGAAGACGACTGAAACAGCAAGAGGGCAGCCGGAGGGTTGCCCTTTTTCCGTGGAGGCAGCATGCCAACGAATATTCCACGCTTCATGAGCCAGCGCGCCCGCTGGCTGGTTCTCCTGGCGCTCTGGGTCGGCGCGGTCGGCTGGTCGCTGCATAGTTCGATCGACGATATCCGCCGCCACAATCAGGATGTCGTGACGGAGGGCGCACGCAACATGTTCCGCATGGTGGTGCTGACCCGGCTGTGGAATTCGCAACATGGCGGCGTCTATGTCGCGGTCGACGAGCAAACCAAGCCGAATCCCTACCTCAAGCATCCGTTGCGCGATATTTCGGATAATCACGGGCGACAACTGACGCTGATCAATCCGGCCTACATGACGCGCCTGATCAGCGAACTGGCCCGGCAGGACGAAGGCGTCGTTTTCCGCATTACCAGTCTCAAGCCGGTCAATCCGCGCAATGCGGCGGATGACTGGGAGCGCAATGCGCTGGAAGCCTTCGAACGTGGCGTTCCCGAGGTCAGCGGTTTCGAGTCGAATGGCAGCGACGGTCTCAAGCACCGCTACATGGCCCCGCTCCTGGTGGTCGATGCCTGCCTCAAATGCCATGCGGCACAAGGCTATCAAGTCGGCGATGTGCGCGGCGGCATCAGCGTGACACAGCGTTACGAGCCTTTCCTGGCAGCGGCCCGGCCAAGCGAGCGGCAAGCCTGGATCATCCACGGCCTGATTTTCATTCTGGTGACGGGGGGCGTCTGGTGGTTGCTTGAGCAACTCCGCCGTCGCTGGGAAGATTTGCTTGGCAAGATTGCCGAAGTCGAAACCGCGCGCGACGAGCTGGTGCAGAGTGAAAAGCTGGCCTCGCTTGGCCGGATGGTGGCCGGCTTTGCCCATGAAATAAATACGCCAATCGGCGTGGCCGTCGGGGCGGTGACCAACAGCGAACATACGCTCGATGAAATCGACCGTTTGCTGGACAGTGAAGAGGTCAGCGAGGATGATTTGCGGGCGGCACTGGCCACCTTGCGACAGGGCGACGAACTGGCGATGAGCAATCTGCGTCGGGCGGCGGCGCTGGTCCAGAGTTTCAAGCGGACCTCGATCGACCAGAGTGCCGATCATGAACGTATCTTTTCACTACGTGAGTTGATCGAGGATGTCCTGCACAGTTTGCAGAACCAGCTCAAGCGTCTGCCGGTCAGCGTCACGGTCGACTGTCCCGAAAACCTCAAAATCGATGGCTTGCCGGGGCTGCTCGAACAATTGATGACCAACCTGCTGATGAACAGCGTGACCCACGGCTTCGATCAGGGAAGCCAGTCCGGCAAGATCTCGATCCAGGCAAAGCGTCAGGGCGAGCGGCTGATCCTGAGCTATGCCGATACCGGTGCCGGCATGACGCCGGAAGTGCTGTCGCATCTTTTCGAACCCTTTTTCACCACCCGGCGCGGGCAGGGCGGCTCGGGGCTGGGCATGTACATCTGCCACAACATCGTCAAGGCCAAGCTGGGTGGGACGATTGCCTGCCAGAGCAAAGCGGGTGAAGGCG
The sequence above is drawn from the Dechloromonas sp. TW-R-39-2 genome and encodes:
- a CDS encoding YEATS-associated helix-containing protein, whose amino-acid sequence is MSSELQPALLVTMPGGALDGHMLLILAIMILAGALGGLANAFMVDRHVEPNRREWLKYSILGIVAALTVPLFLNMISSTLLEGARTKPVDFFAFAGFCLIYVVASRRVVDNVAQRLSGQLEQVKREVGQLKQQKQAEPAVMPVREEPAPLPEVKLEPREVLSYNDVEILRALAEESFVYGNLAAICERTGLARDFVSQRLTVMKTMGVIETRINDKNVLHWGVSSRGKAVLGDILNGQDEKKTA
- the glmU gene encoding bifunctional UDP-N-acetylglucosamine diphosphorylase/glucosamine-1-phosphate N-acetyltransferase GlmU, with protein sequence MNIVILAAGQGKRMHSNLPKVLHPVAGKALAQHVIDTARSLSPSKLVVIYGHGGDVVRSTLAADDISWALQEPQLGTGHAVMQAVPALGDSGQTLVLYGDVPLTQASTLKRLLQAGKDGLAILTVELENSTGYGRIVRDAAGKVLRIVEEKDATAAEKTIHEVNTGIMSIPSARLAEWLSKLSNSNAQGEYYLTDIVALAVAEGVPVHTAQPDGEWEVLGVNSKVQLAELERVHQRNIADAMLVGGVRLADPNRIDVRGELAYGRDVSIDVGCVFEGRVELADAVEVGPYCVLKNVKVGAGTRIAAFCHFEDAVIGPDGILGPYARLRPGTELGPEVHVGNFVEIKKSTLGAQSKANHLAYIGDAEIGQRVNVGAGTITCNYDGANKFKTIIEDDAFIGSDSQLVAPVTVGRGATLGAGTTLTKNAPPDSLTVSRAKQVTLTGWVRPQKVKK
- the fusA gene encoding elongation factor G, which gives rise to MSKYTTEAIRSVALVGHGAVGKTTLAEALLHAAGAIPSRGSIEKGSTVCDFDSQEKETGHSLNSAIINFGYEDTHLHLIDTPGYPDFSGQSIAALAGVDSALIVINAQTGIELMTERMMALAAERKLCRMIVINKIDADNLDLPALVADIRERFGKQCMLLDLPSHGAADVVEVLEGTAGEVDFESVAAVHRALIDQIVEEDESLLAQYLEDGADPDLAALHAPFEKALREGHLIPILFTSAKTGAGIKALLHVLASLAPNPAEGNPPPFYKGLPGDQRESFQAVPDPDKHVLAHVFKVVADPYMGKIGIFRVHQGTIRKDAQLFVGDSKRPFKVAHLYQLQGKDVLEVDQLLPGDIGAIAKVEEVDFDAVLHDSHDEDHIHLVPLEFPKPMVGLAVETKKKGDEQRLFDILGKLAMEDPTFLIERHPTSNETVIRGLGEIHLKAKLEKMASQYKLDVDTKPPRIPYRETITGPAEGIHRHKKQSGGAGQFGEVHLRIEPKGRGEGFEFVDAVKGGVIPGVFMAAVEKGVRQGLAGGVVAGYAVDDLKVTVFDGKTHAVDGKEVAFVTAGRKAVVEAIRAARPIVLEPIVNIEIMVPESAIGDLSGDLAGRRGHITGTDGRGRGMAAISGEVPLAELNDYQSRLKSLTGGQGSYRIEFARYSAVPANVQQQLASKFQLHDEDD
- a CDS encoding ATP-binding protein codes for the protein MPTNIPRFMSQRARWLVLLALWVGAVGWSLHSSIDDIRRHNQDVVTEGARNMFRMVVLTRLWNSQHGGVYVAVDEQTKPNPYLKHPLRDISDNHGRQLTLINPAYMTRLISELARQDEGVVFRITSLKPVNPRNAADDWERNALEAFERGVPEVSGFESNGSDGLKHRYMAPLLVVDACLKCHAAQGYQVGDVRGGISVTQRYEPFLAAARPSERQAWIIHGLIFILVTGGVWWLLEQLRRRWEDLLGKIAEVETARDELVQSEKLASLGRMVAGFAHEINTPIGVAVGAVTNSEHTLDEIDRLLDSEEVSEDDLRAALATLRQGDELAMSNLRRAAALVQSFKRTSIDQSADHERIFSLRELIEDVLHSLQNQLKRLPVSVTVDCPENLKIDGLPGLLEQLMTNLLMNSVTHGFDQGSQSGKISIQAKRQGERLILSYADTGAGMTPEVLSHLFEPFFTTRRGQGGSGLGMYICHNIVKAKLGGTIACQSKAGEGVHFLIDLPARFVE